Proteins found in one bacterium genomic segment:
- a CDS encoding glycosyltransferase family 4 protein, with protein sequence MVQALGPVTFGLAAFSLAASVVGVGMAIRVAQRVGMLDVPNERSSHSLPTPRMGGVPMVAVAALAFGGWAFLAAGDANVPGGLPYTFLFALAMFLLGFYDDLRNLSPLFRFLVQFVSALLLLVFLAPLLPDVSLRKWVLPKWAWVAPGAFWVVWMLNLYNFMDGIDGLAGGEAAVASSFFFLVFAWYGQSGWAIVNLVVAAVSMGFLVHNWPPARIFMGDAGSAFLGAFYGMQSMVAALSTPVPFPVLVLPFANFILDTTFTLFRRVICREKWYQAHRSHVYQRMTDLGMTHGKVTSIELLVVAASCAAAAACIVAGPLVRITVMGSVAVGIVCGGLWVRSKERAMEARRDNLSECQ encoded by the coding sequence GCATGTTGGACGTCCCCAACGAGCGCAGTTCCCATTCTCTCCCTACTCCGAGGATGGGGGGCGTGCCGATGGTCGCGGTGGCGGCGCTGGCATTCGGGGGATGGGCGTTCCTCGCGGCGGGAGATGCAAACGTTCCAGGGGGACTTCCATACACTTTTCTGTTTGCTCTTGCCATGTTCCTCCTTGGTTTCTACGACGACCTGCGGAATCTCTCCCCCCTGTTCCGGTTCCTGGTCCAGTTTGTTTCGGCTTTGTTGCTGTTGGTTTTCCTCGCGCCCCTTCTTCCGGATGTCTCCTTGCGGAAATGGGTGTTGCCGAAGTGGGCATGGGTCGCCCCGGGCGCGTTCTGGGTCGTCTGGATGCTCAACCTGTACAACTTCATGGACGGGATCGACGGACTTGCGGGGGGGGAGGCGGCTGTGGCGTCCTCCTTCTTCTTCCTGGTCTTCGCCTGGTACGGCCAATCCGGCTGGGCGATCGTGAACCTGGTCGTGGCGGCGGTTTCCATGGGTTTCCTCGTGCACAACTGGCCTCCGGCGAGGATCTTCATGGGGGATGCGGGAAGCGCGTTTCTCGGTGCGTTCTACGGGATGCAATCCATGGTAGCCGCGCTATCTACTCCGGTCCCGTTCCCTGTTCTCGTTTTACCGTTCGCCAATTTCATCCTGGATACGACGTTCACGCTCTTCCGGCGGGTGATTTGCCGGGAGAAGTGGTACCAGGCCCACCGCAGCCATGTTTACCAGAGGATGACCGATCTCGGGATGACCCATGGGAAGGTCACTTCCATCGAGCTGCTTGTGGTTGCCGCCTCCTGTGCGGCCGCCGCGGCCTGCATCGTGGCTGGTCCATTGGTTCGGATCACCGTCATGGGTTCGGTGGCCGTGGGGATCGTCTGCGGAGGTCTTTGGGTGCGAAGTAAGGAACGCGCGATGGAAGCGCGGCGGGATAACCTTTCTGAGTGTCAGTAA
- a CDS encoding nucleoside-diphosphate sugar epimerase/dehydratase: MTVREKITGWLSAPMNVLLRFRITVKTLLHVVIFLVAYLGSYLVRFDGAIPPEYIGVIRQTIPALVASKALAFLVFGLFHGWWRYVSLRDVLPIAGGCTLGSLVFVGLDAFLMTSVSVPRSVIAIDWGMTLLMVLGARYIIRFGRETVGRRRRDGDKRVLIVGAGAAGQLIAREIVENVSLGMEQVGFVDDDPAKIGTRIHGIKVLGNHAQIPDICAKHDVNEIIIAIPSAPPSEVRHVVEHCRGVSAAFRILPGLGDLIDGKVSIRALRNVDLEDLLGRDQVALDAGLIERHITGRTVMVTGAAGSIGSELCRQIALRSPVRLILFETAESSLFYLEMEMRQKFPTLGLVPVIGDVRDRGRVEEIIRAQRPAVIFHAAAYKHVPMMEIHPVEAVKTNVMGTRIVAEAAAKFGVERFVLVSTDKAVRPTNVMGATKRLAELVIHNIANRQGSTVFVAVRFGNVLGSVGSVIPTFRRQLMTTGKLTVTHAEASRYFMLIPEAAGLILQAGAMGEGGEVFVLDMGEPVKIVDLAKNLIRLSGKELGVDAEIVFTGLRPGEKLHEELIVEGEDVSGTAHPKVMKLIGNERMPPAWSRQLEDLIVCAVIGERRSVVEKLDSLVKGYRPDYEFHGVPVPTAADDAVPDVARVASPSSKSVH; the protein is encoded by the coding sequence ATGACCGTCCGCGAAAAAATCACCGGTTGGCTCTCTGCGCCGATGAACGTGCTCCTGCGCTTTCGGATCACCGTAAAAACCCTTCTGCACGTGGTGATCTTCCTTGTCGCGTATCTTGGCTCCTACCTGGTTCGTTTCGACGGGGCCATCCCTCCGGAATACATCGGGGTGATCCGGCAGACGATCCCCGCTTTGGTCGCCTCGAAGGCGTTGGCGTTCCTCGTTTTCGGGCTCTTCCATGGCTGGTGGAGATACGTCTCGCTCCGGGACGTGTTGCCGATCGCCGGCGGGTGTACCCTCGGGTCGCTGGTCTTCGTGGGGCTCGATGCTTTCCTGATGACGAGCGTATCCGTCCCGCGTTCGGTCATCGCCATCGACTGGGGGATGACCCTCCTGATGGTGTTGGGCGCGCGATACATCATCCGGTTCGGCAGGGAGACGGTCGGGCGCCGACGCAGGGATGGCGACAAGAGGGTGCTGATCGTCGGGGCGGGCGCGGCCGGTCAATTGATCGCAAGGGAGATCGTCGAGAATGTCTCCCTGGGGATGGAACAGGTGGGGTTCGTCGACGACGACCCGGCGAAGATCGGCACGCGGATCCACGGCATAAAAGTGCTGGGGAATCATGCGCAGATCCCCGACATATGCGCGAAACACGATGTGAACGAGATCATCATCGCGATCCCGTCCGCCCCGCCGTCGGAGGTCCGTCACGTCGTGGAGCATTGCCGGGGGGTGTCCGCCGCGTTCCGGATCCTGCCCGGCCTCGGCGACCTGATCGACGGCAAGGTGAGCATCCGCGCGCTGCGGAACGTGGACCTCGAGGACCTGCTGGGGCGGGACCAGGTGGCCCTGGATGCCGGGTTGATCGAGCGGCACATCACGGGGCGCACGGTGATGGTGACCGGGGCGGCGGGGTCGATCGGCTCGGAGCTGTGCCGCCAGATCGCGCTGCGGTCGCCGGTGCGGCTGATCCTGTTCGAGACCGCGGAGAGCTCCCTGTTCTACCTCGAGATGGAGATGCGGCAGAAGTTCCCGACCCTGGGCCTGGTCCCCGTGATCGGCGACGTACGCGACCGGGGAAGGGTCGAGGAGATCATCCGCGCCCAACGTCCCGCGGTCATCTTCCACGCGGCGGCGTACAAGCACGTGCCGATGATGGAGATCCACCCGGTGGAGGCGGTGAAGACGAACGTGATGGGGACGCGGATCGTGGCCGAGGCGGCCGCGAAGTTCGGGGTGGAGCGGTTCGTCCTCGTATCGACGGACAAGGCGGTGCGCCCGACGAACGTGATGGGGGCGACGAAGCGGCTGGCGGAGCTGGTGATCCACAACATCGCCAACCGGCAGGGGTCGACCGTGTTCGTCGCCGTCCGGTTCGGCAATGTCCTCGGCAGCGTGGGAAGCGTGATCCCGACCTTCCGCAGGCAGTTGATGACGACGGGGAAGCTGACCGTCACCCATGCGGAGGCGTCCCGCTACTTCATGCTGATCCCCGAGGCGGCCGGGCTGATCCTGCAGGCGGGCGCGATGGGGGAAGGCGGCGAGGTGTTCGTCCTCGACATGGGCGAGCCGGTGAAGATCGTCGACCTGGCGAAGAACCTGATCCGCCTGAGCGGGAAGGAGCTGGGCGTGGACGCCGAGATCGTCTTCACGGGGCTGCGCCCGGGCGAGAAACTGCACGAGGAGCTGATCGTCGAGGGCGAGGACGTGAGCGGCACGGCCCACCCCAAGGTGATGAAACTGATCGGCAACGAGCGGATGCCGCCCGCCTGGTCGAGGCAGCTGGAGGACCTGATCGTGTGCGCCGTCATCGGGGAGCGCCGCTCCGTCGTCGAGAAGCTCGACAGTCTCGTGAAAGGGTACCGCCCCGACTACGAATTCCACGGCGTCCCGGTCCCCACGGCCGCCGACGATGCCGTTCCCGACGTCGCCCGCGTCGCCTCCCCCTCCTCCAAGTCCGTCCACTGA